The following is a genomic window from Daphnia magna isolate NIES linkage group LG4, ASM2063170v1.1, whole genome shotgun sequence.
TGATTTCTTCCGTTCAGCATCGGAGCCACGATTTTTCGGATTAAAGAAGAATTTGTTGATGTCAGCTTTGAGAGGCCCACCAGGTCCTCCTGGTCCTCCTGGTGGTGAGACTCCAGTACCTGCTCCAGCTCCGACGAATGTTGGTCCTCCAGGCCCAGCTGGACCTACCGGTCCTGCTGGTGAAGAGGGTAAAGCTGGTCCACCAGGTCCAGCTGGTGCTGCTGGTCCTGCCGGTCCAGTAGGCCCCGCTGGTGCTGCCGGTCCGGCTGGCCCTGCTGGTCCTCCTGGCCCTGCAGGTCCCGCTGGTCCACCAGGTCCTGCAGGCCCTGCTGGCCCTCCTGGCCCAGCTGGAGCTTAGAAAATTGTACACACTTAAATCTAGGCAAATGAGGTTAACTTGCATCGTCAAATTGACGAGCTGATAAaatcaacctttttttttatattggtGTTTCTTATGCATGAATGGGTTTTTGAGGGAAAGGTGAATTCTTAGTATCAAGTTTGAATTTGTATCCACTAGGCAATGCAATAAATAAACAGAGCAAAACAATGTTTTCGATTCGCATTTTCTTCTATTAATTACATAGACGTTGTGTGTTGAAAGAATTCGAAAAAATGGAACTACTGCAGCAGCGGATAACACACAATGATGCTGTCGTTGAATATAGTCTCGtgtatttcattttctcgTGTGACGATAGCCAATCAGATTCGTCCTACACATCGTTCGCACGCGTGTCTTCTCCATCCGCCTTGACATCAAACTCTGCCAAGAAGAATCCACTTCAAGTTCAACGTTATCCAATCAGGAGGATGATCCTTTCCAATTAATTCATTGACGTCATTCCTATTGCATCAAATTTCCTATATGAAATGTCTCGTATAATGTTTTGGTTGTTGACAAGACAAATTAAACGCAGATGGAAAGACATGCTGGCATATACGTGTAAACTGATACGACGTTGCCACAACTGATGTTGTTCTGTTTGTGACAATTGATACGAGTCCAATTGAAACGGTACTTTGTTGGACGCCAACCTGCTATCAACTTACAAGATTATTTACCTGTACAAAGGTAAAATGTATAGACCTCATTAAAGTTTtccaaaaagattttaaaataaaacgtttTAAAATGGCAGTTCATTCAGTATATACGTCACGTATTAGGGATTGGATATGTTGTTATACACTCGTACCCTAATCGAATTACATTTAATCGAACAgatgattttcatttgaaggTGATAAAAGACAACTTGCCTCACGTCAGAATTCGTTTTGATCTTTCTCGAAATGAAAATAAGTCGAGTGGCGAAACCACCAACCGTTCGCGTCTGCAACGATCAAGTGAACGATCCATCACCGTCAACGCGATCCTCATGAATAAACGGAAACGGTTGAAACGACGCACccataatttctttttatgaattttaatTCACAGCACACGACGAATATAATTGTCGGAATTCTACGGTATAAAACAAAAgccgatgaaaaaaaaaacgatttacGAAGATCGAAACGCGGCAATGACCTACGTGTCGATGCTGCACGTATACCACAGACGGGATCTCCAAACACCTTGAAGGTAGAAGTATAAAAGAAGGTAGACCATCGACGAAGAACATCAGAAAGCAACCAGCAATCAAAATGGTCACTTCTATTCTCTTCTGCAGTTGTTTGGTCGCTTTCTTGACCATCGGTTCAGTCAGCACCGATGGCCAGGATTCGACAGCCGCTCTGCTGGCGCTGCTCACCGGCAATCCGGAATTATATCCGGTCGTAAACCAATATCAGCAGAGGAGAATTCCACAACAAGGTAATAATAATTCAACTGTCTTTAGATTTGTGTTTAAATGTTATTTTCATGTGCTCGTTTTGGATGTTGGACAGGACGACCTTACTATACGAACGTCATGGCCCAGTATCCGCCTTACTATCCGGCTTATCCATCGTATCCATTGGCATCGGATGCGGATTTCTTGCGTTTGAATTATCCGCAGCTCTTTGATCAAAGAATTGTACAATCCGATGAATCTGAAACTAATTCATTCCGTTCTGGATCTGCGTCCCGTTTCTTTGGGAATAAAGTTCCACTATCAGGACTCTTGTCGGCATTGAGGGGACCACCAGgtaatttatttcaaaattaattttttttatgttttgatttcattttggtTATTTTCTTATAGGTCCTCCAGGCCCTGCTGGAACTCCACCACCTCCACCAGGTCCTCCTGGACCTCCAGGCCCCCCTGGCTCAGCTGGAGCAGCAGGTGCAGTTGGCCCTGCAGGTCCTGCAGGTGCCGATGGTCCTCCTGGACCTGCTGGCCCAGCAGGCCCCGCAGGTGCTGATGGTCCTCCTGGACCTGCTGGACCCCCCGGCCCAGCTGGTCCAGCAGGTCCAGCAGGTCCAGCAGGTCCCGCTGGTCCTCCCGGAGCTCCTGCCCTTTAGAAAGAATTTCGTCATCAAGTGAAATGTTAACTAACCAATTAAGGGAAATTATTGGGGCTCTCGGGATTAGACAAGGATCTTCTAGACATCGGGACATGAACCATAAAATTTGTCATCATTTCAAATCAAGTAGAATAATTGTATTTTCTGAAAATGTTGCATTGGAATTgaataaacaataatcaagtatatttgacgtGTGTCTATCGTTTCGGTTTGTTCGTTTACACATGAAGGAATAATAGGACAAGATTAGAAATTCAAATTATGATCAAGTGTCGGCGTTGCATTTTGCCAATATTTACTTTAGCACGCTCACGAAGATGGTCGGGCATTCAGACAATGATAATGAAGAGTTCTCATCAACTCGTGTTTTTGCCGACAGGTCCAAAACTCTTTCATCGTCAGAAGTGTGTGCAACATTGAATGCACTCCATCAACGTCCGACACTCGATTCCAAACAGGTTTTTTATTGCTTAATTAATTGCAACGTTAATGTACACCTTTTAAGTTTACATAAAATATCATATAGTGGCGTGTTCCATATTCATATTGTCAGAGAAACCTGTGGAAAACTTATAGAAATCCGCAGCATTTCTTCCATTTAAACCATTTAACTTTGATCCATTTGGGGCTCAACGTCTTTGGCTAGAAAATATTATTCAGTATCTTATAACCCTTTCAGGCGCAGTTTGAAAGTtatctagaaaaaaaatactatgCCCTTGGAACGTCGACTGGAACAGATCGGCTAAAGGTCAACATCCGCTTTCGTTTTAGCCTTCCACCGGTCAAAGCCTCCAATTATTTCCCAAGtcatgttttttgtgtgtgtctgtatgTTTCATGTATACATCCATCTGTTAAAGGCCGATTCGTTACAAGAGATTGATATGCGGCCGTGATTCTTTGATTGCATAAGTTAGGCCGGACGAAACGTTACACTACcggtctaaaaaaaaacaaatcctCCCGATGGATAGGCTGAAATTGACATCACGCTGAGTTAGATGTGTGGGAGAGTCCGTTCAATCACTTACGTCAAACTTTGAATATGTTCCAGGCTGAGAGCTTTAACACGAAGATTTTCCGCAAACTTATAGACTTTCAGATTTTTGGGGGCGGTTATAGCCGAAAGATCGGTGTTTAGATAAGCAAAATCGTTTTGTGCGTCCATATACCAGATTTCGTTCGATATTTGCATTGAAGGTTAAATTCAATTATCGCACAAACGTAAAATGATTTCAAGTGTTCAAAATTTGACCTTGTTCCAGCAGGACGGTTCTAAAAACCCCCCAATGAAAAAATTCATAATAAGAATCCCGAAATCTTAGTCATCCTCTCGTTTAATTCACACTCTTATATTATCTTTGGGGGGCTAAAAAACCTATCGTTCCCTAGGATGAGAAATCATTCATAGAAAGCGAATCCAGTTCTTTGTGCTGTCCATCACGACAGAAGGTCAGTGTCGGAGACCGTTTGTACGGTCTATACGTGAATCGAGAATACTGCAACTGTACATGAATACGAAGATTGCGTTCCTCTATATCCCGAAAATGATCCGTCATCGTCAAAGAACACCCACGAACCATTAAAGAAAGAACGACGCACTATGCCTTTggtatatgtaaatagcatcaccCCGATGAATAATAGCAGCATCGTGAAACAAAGCGCTTTGCAAatcaaaaagataaataattCTTGTGTTTAATGCGCCTTCCCCATCAGATGGAGTAGCAGCGTGTCACTGATGCCGAGAAGCCGCAGTGACACACCTTCCAAATCGAATTTAAGAAGAGGTATAAAAGGAGGCAGACCATCGACGAAGAACATCAGAAATCAACCAGCAATCAAAATGGTCACTTCTCTTCTCTTCTGCAGTTGTTTGGTCGCTTTCTTGACCATCGGTTCAGTCAGCATCGATGCTGGTCAGATAGAATATTCACCCTACACTGCCGCTCTGCTGGCGCTGCTCACCGGCAATCCGGAATTATATCCGGCCGAAAACCAGTACCAGATGAAGTATCCCAACTACGGTAAATAATTGATAGACATCTACCTGAAATTTTAACTTGTTTTAATGTTTTGAAACGTATCGTTTAAATGCGTAGGTGCAGCAAGAACTTACAATGCCAGGCCGGCATTTTATTATCCAACTGCTTACGGTCCAGCATCGCAATACGATTTCTATCGTCCAAACCAACTGCAGGTTATCTCGCCAACCAATCAACCAGCAGCAGACGAGACTGAACTTGATTTTTTCCGTTCGGGATCGGAGCCGCGTTTTTTCGGAATTAAGAAACATTTGTTGCTATCAGCTTTGAGAGGCCCACCAGGTCCTCCTGGTCCCCCTGGCGGTGCAACCCGGCACCAGCTCCTGCTCCGGCTCCTGCTCCAGCTCCGACAAATGTTGGTCCTCCTGGACCACCAGGTCCTCCCGGTCCTGCTGGTGCAGCTGGGATTGCCGGCCCAGCAGGTCCAGCTGGTGCTGACGGTCCTCCCGGTCCAGCCGGCCCTGCAGGTGCTGACGGCCCTCCAGGCCCTGCTGGTCCTGCTGGCCCAGCAGGTCCAGCCGGTCCTGCGGGTCCCGCTGGTCCACCAGGTCCCGCAGGACCTCCTGGCCCTTAAACATGAAGCTTATATCTGACTTAATGTATGGCAAACGAGCAATTTGAATCGTCCAATTGAGCTCGCATGTTCTCCGCGTTTTTGGTTATCGGTATTTTCAAATTCATGAATGGGTTATTTTTAAGGGAATGGTGTATTCTTCTAGAAGCAGTATAAATCATCAATCTGAATTACTATCCACTAGAAAATGTAATTGCAATGAATAAACGGTGCAATCTCACAATGTTTTTCGTcgcattttgttttatctatTGTTACGTCATGATCCCACGTACTAAATGTCTCATTAGTAATTGATATTTAAGGACCTGAACCTGAATCAACGCAGTCGATTAAAAGATGAGAACCGTTTGAAGACAGCACAGaagacctttttcttttcgatttcgaacaagaaaaacgaaataaattgAACTGGCAGCGGGACGTGCTACGTTCGATTGAACTTCTACCAAAGAAAAATGCACCCACGTCTGTTGTTCAGTTAGGTGAACAAGAGGCTAATGGTATACCTACCAGTTCATTCATTTTACGTCTTTGCTGTTACATAATTTAGCGTGGTCTTGTAAGTTTTTCAGGAGGACACATCCAAGCGAAAGGTTATACAGACTAAAAGTCAGATGATATACGACGACATTCGTATATTTTATAGACGTCCTTACATATAGTTTGTATTCAGGGCGTATATAATATCAAACGCTCGCCCACAGCATGTACATTAATCGAGCAATATATAGTATACGATTCGGAAATGACACTGTCAATCAATTCACAACattcaaaagaaattgttgatgCCAGGGCGTGATCAGATTTGGTAGTTGGAGCTTCGATGCACATTAATTCACGGGGTTTATAATGTGGGCCAAATAGACCCGAGTTTACGTGCAGACAGTGCAACATAAACACGCACAATGAACATGCTGCCTCTAACGAACGATATACTTGCTGTGTATAGGAAATTGAAATCGATTTTCATGCGGTTGGTGGATGGCCTATACGCTGGGTTGCTAAGCGAGTCGACAGGCACACGCTGTTACCCAGCAATAACTAACCAAACGCAATTTCTtccatgtaaaaaaaaagacaattaaATCTAATGTCTTCAAAATATCGGATTTTCTTCGACCTCGGCGGGTTACTCGAaattgtttttagtttttcaaattttattgttgttgacGTATAACAACTGGATCCGATGAACGCCCGAATTGTTGAGAAACCTAACAATCTCCAACGAAACGGGCTCTTCTTGTCCAGCTGCAATTAAACCATTCGATTCGATTGTTCTTTCTGGAACAATAATCGGAGATTCTTTCGCATCGTTCACGATCATTTCTCTTGGACGGCACAGACTAGTCTGTTCAATACGTTCAGGAGGTAAAGCCAGGCTTTGCGTCATCGTTTTCGTCAGCTGGCCAGCAGCCGACATGTCCAGCAATTCTCTCGGTTGTTCGTTACTCGACGTACCTACCACCATCCCATGATTGTAAACGAGTCCTTGCCTTCCAAGAAATCGAATCGAGAATTTCTCCCAGGCCGATCGAAActatgaaaattacaaatcaATTAGGAATAAATGTATAGATTTATAGGACACGACATTTACCTGCGTGTTTAAAAATCCGTAAATGATTGGATTGAGGACAGCTGATGTTTTGGCAAAGAGGCAGGGTATAGTGGCTAACGCAGGTGAGCTCGTTACGCTGTCGTTACGTCTACCGCTAAACACCTCGACTAGTGCCAGTATTGAATAAGGTGTCCAGGCTACCATGAAGGCACCGATCATGACGGCTACCATGACAGTCGATCGTTTTTCGGCCGCGTCGCTTCGacgatttttctctttttgcgGTTGAACGCGAATTTGCATAATCGATCTTTGATTGATTTCGCGTTTAACTTTGCGCACGACGCGCAGAATGTTTGAATAGGACGTGATAATGACGACCATCGGAAGAAATAATCCCATAGCGAACATGTAGAAAATGTACGATCGATTGCCGTCCATCTTTAATTCCCAATTGACCGAGCAGCTAATTTGcatcaattgttttttaaaaagatctAAACGGAGAAACGTTAATGATTTGATGGTTTATTATACCTGATGTGGGCAGCTTCACGGCCGTAATGACCCCAGCCGAGGAGCGGCGGGCAAGTGACGGCCAACGCGTACGTCCAGATGCTCGTTAAAAGAAGAGCAGCTTGACGTTGGCCAAGACGGACACTTCGATTAGTAAAAGCGCTAACGCGATTCGGTGGATGCAGATGCTTTTGAACGACCAGTTTACATCGAAAAATGGCTAATGCCGATAGGGTTGTAATCGATCCAATACCTGCACACATTAACCCATCAAAGCCAATTGCCTTTGCAACATTTCTGCACTGATTTATGTACCTGCCGTCGATGTAATCATAGCGTAGGCCGTGCATAAGTCTTTACCGAAAGGCCATCCTGAATGTAGGGCAGCGACTATAGAGACCGGCGCACTATCGTTGATTGTTTTACCCCGCCCacgtcaagaaaatatgtataGCCGTTACAAATCAATCAATATAACAAGTGCTGGAAGGTTTTCTTGATATAAATAAGTATAGGTTAAACTAACCCGAAGCCTGCGATGATCCCATCGGAGCAGGCCAGATTAAGGAGCATCCAATTCAATGGCGTCATTTTCTGTGATGTATTCCGTACCAAttataattaaaaacaaaaacaaaaaaaggtaaCGCGACAAAATTAAAgatatgaaaaatttaaatctaTAAAAAATACCTTGGGATCATTTAAAAGTACAATGATGACGATAATATTGAGAATCAATCCTAGGACGCtaatcaaaaacaaataagcGGCCGATGCCTTATAAGCCCAGGTGGGCATTAATTGAAGGCCGGAGACGGTCATCAGACCGTCGGAAATGTTGCTGCTCGTAACGATAATTAAATGTTGACGGGGCACGTAGTCGGATACGGTAACGGAAGTCTTCCGGTTCACGCTACCAACGCACAGGACGAAACTCATCAAAACGATGAGCGTTACGCTGCCCGCCTTTATGACGGATGCCATTGCGATGATtgaactcttttttttttgttgaattgaaCGTCTATACATAACAATCACCACAAAAATAGCGCTTTTATATCTTCGTCGTATGGCACGCACCAAGCGGAAGAGCAAACACGAAAAAATATCGACAATGTTTTGAAAGCGCAATCGATCGATATGGAAAGGTGTCCGCAGTCGTTGCATATATAGATCACATCAATTCGATATTCAGCGTATACGCCACATACTGAATTTCACTAAGCAAATGTCTTTGATGATGGCCATTTATTCTCAGTTTTATAAGACTTTCACATGTTGAATTTCGGATTTTAGATCGAGGAGGAATCGAGCCAATGTTTAATCTGTTCTTCACGACATCGTGATTGCAACTGGTGTGGGCCGGTGAGCCGCCACATGCGTCCAAGTTTGAACCTGCGCACTTATCAAGTCTACGTAGATTATAACGATGGTGAGTATTCTCAAGTATAACGTCCCTTTTAATTTTGGAGGGTTGTAATACGATTAACAATAGCCCGACGAGATTGAATTATAATTACTGCCTCTTTTGAAATCTGAAAAGAATTTCATGATTGAATCATCAAAGACCTCAGACGATGATTTTTGCTCCTTTCATCTATTATAGTCAACAAGTTTGATGGCTTCGACAGCGTTTATTATTAATTAGTTTGTTAATTTTacgatgtgtgtgtgtgtgtgtaactgTTTATAAACATAGAAAGGTATTATTCCAGCAATATTGATCTGTATAAGaagtaatgagttatttgctGTATAGCAGCCGAACCCGACATTTGTTTGAATTACGCAAGCAATAAGCCGAGCCTATTgcttttgtttgatttataTATACGTCTAGCGCTTTATTTGCATATTCATATGCTCATTACATTTCGAATGTTGTTCTTTTAATGGGCATATTTGATGAGCGGCTATTGCATCGTGATAGTGGCATTATAGAACGAATGCGTGTTCGACAAAAGTAGTTCAACGCCCACCGCAAGTGGACTAGAAAAACATTGGGCCGTTCAAATAGCGACAGAAATCAATACTCTTCTATGCAAAGACCTTCTTTTCTTCCAAGATTTACTGATCAGACATTTTGGTTAATCCTGAAAGGCaagttttttccctcttttcatCTTAATTCGCTGTTTTAAAACAGTCAGTTCTCATCAAATCGTTCCCTGAATTAATCAATTCTATCTGAATTTCAtcaatcaaattaaaatataGAAAGGACAAAAACAGACAAAGACGCTTTATCCGATCCGGAATTTATTTCCATAGCAATCATGTTAGCACACGATACAACACATTTGagcttatttattttttgctaaCATATTTTCCAAAAGAATTGGCATTGACAGCTGCGCTAGTTATAACTGAACTTGTCTGATGGTCCCCAATCGTTTTGCATTTCAAAATTCAGCAAAATGTTCGCTTTATGAAATTGTTGATACGCCCCCTGCCTAAGggccgccttttttttcttatgtcGATTCAACCGAAAAGACCTCGCCAGTGCAAGATTATCCCATATCAGAGAAGGACATgtgacattttttatttaaagatATTGATTCCCCCTCCCCCATCTCTTTCGTGTTTCTTTCTCAGTTTGCCGGTTAAGTTCgaaattcagattttttttaaaatgtgtaTACACGAGTGACCCTTCCTTTTGTACTGGGCAAGGATGGGGAAAGTTTGTTTGAGCGTGGAGGGGTAAGGGTGTAGTAGGCAATTTGTTACATAACCAAAAACTCCGGAAAAGGAGTGGATGCGAAAAATCTCTTGCCTACAACGACAAAGTAAAACAGAAGAACTCGATTTTTCATCTCCCGTTTTCGAGTTTTGTTCAGATCACACCCAGCTACCCCAATTAGTAAGTTGTACTTTTAGTTTCAAGTAATCACACAACACGTTAGTTTGCACCTGTAATTAAAAGTGTAGATTTGAAAACCAATTTACCTGCAATTTTAAGGTTTTATTTAGAAAGAAGAGCAGATTTAACGTTTTGGAAGGTGAGCTTTCAAATTAAAATTGTGTTTGAATGAACGAAAATATTTGCATATGATTGTGTTTTGCTGTTTCTATTGGATTTTGTCTCTATCGGCCATGGCCATTCATTTTTGGGAATTTGTTTCAATCAAACATATAGGTCACTCTAAATTGAAGTTATAGCTTAACCTTATCAAGATACACAGcctgtaaaatttttatttgatcaatAGACAATGGCATATAGACTGTATCTGTGGAATGTCAGGTGTAGGGTTCAGGTGTCTTCATGTCAGCCCCGGATTTAATTGGAAACGAACGTGAAACGTCAAACGAAAGCAGAGATTGCTCTCGTTGACATTCTAGAATTTGGTCGAGTTTTAATTTCAAAGGAAACTGTTGTCGTATAGTTGCTGCGATGGCCTGGAATTCCTGATGGTCTGAAAAAAACCTTCATGTCTACGTGACTTTGGCCTACGTTTTTCCCCAGAAAAGTCACCTGTGTGTGCACGTCTGTTAAGATGACAAGAACATCCTTCAAACCAGTATATACGTTTTAAATCATTCACAATAAGAGGCTTGTATACGATTTGCCCTGGAAGATTGGCCGTGCTGGCTTAACGAGACAAAAGAAGATGAAGGATAATACCTGAATATG
Proteins encoded in this region:
- the LOC116933769 gene encoding collagen alpha-1(I) chain, giving the protein MFSSLLFCSCYVALMNVGHVQSRMDYTTYANLLALLAGNTEPVDSYARIYNARPAFYYPAAYGPYEFYGGNQPQIMTPTNQLADETELDFFRSASEPRFFGLKKNLLMSALRGPPGPPGPPGGETPVPAPAPTNVGPPGPAGPTGPAGEEGKAGPPGPAGAAGPAGPVGPAGAAGPAGPAGPPGPAGPAGPPGPAGPAGPPGPAGA
- the LOC116920792 gene encoding LOW QUALITY PROTEIN: collagen alpha-2(XI) chain (The sequence of the model RefSeq protein was modified relative to this genomic sequence to represent the inferred CDS: deleted 2 bases in 1 codon) produces the protein MVTSLLFCSCLVAFLTIGSVSIDAGQIEYSPYTAALLALLTGNPELYPAENQYQMKYPNYGAARTYNARPAFYYPTAYGPASQYDFYRPNQLQVISPTNQPAADETELDFFRSGSEPRFFGIKKHLLLSALRGPPGPPGPPGGAPAPAPAPAPAPAPTNVGPPGPPGPPGPAGAAGIAGPAGPAGADGPPGPAGPAGADGPPGPAGPAGPAGPAGPAGPAGPPGPAGPPGP
- the LOC116934208 gene encoding rhodopsin, producing MQRLRTPFHIDRLRFQNIVDIFSCLLFRLVRAIRRRYKSAIFVVIVMYRRSIQQKKKSSIIAMASVIKAGSVTLIVLMSFVLCVGSVNRKTSVTVSDYVPRQHLIIVTSSNISDGLMTVSGLQLMPTWAYKASAAYLFLISVLGLILNIIVIIVLLNDPKKMTPLNWMLLNLACSDGIIAGFGAPVSIVAALHSGWPFGKDLCTAYAMITSTAGIGSITTLSALAIFRCKLVVQKHLHPPNRVSAFTNRSVRLGQRQAALLLTSIWTYALAVTCPPLLGWGHYGREAAHISCSVNWELKMDGNRSYIFYMFAMGLFLPMVVIITSYSNILRVVRKVKREINQRSIMQIRVQPQKEKNRRSDAAEKRSTVMVAVMIGAFMVAWTPYSILALVEVFSGRRNDSVTSSPALATIPCLFAKTSAVLNPIIYGFLNTQFRSAWEKFSIRFLGRQGLVYNHGMVVGTSSNEQPRELLDMSAAGQLTKTMTQSLALPPERIEQTSLCRPREMIVNDAKESPIIVPERTIESNGLIAAGQEEPVSLEIVRFLNNSGVHRIQLLYVNNNKI
- the LOC116920791 gene encoding cuticle collagen 40; this translates as MVTSILFCSCLVAFLTIGSVSTDGQDSTAALLALLTGNPELYPVVNQYQQRRIPQQGRPYYTNVMAQYPPYYPAYPSYPLASDADFLRLNYPQLFDQRIVQSDESETNSFRSGSASRFFGNKVPLSGLLSALRGPPGPPGPAGTPPPPPGPPGPPGPPGSAGAAGAVGPAGPAGADGPPGPAGPAGPAGADGPPGPAGPPGPAGPAGPAGPAGPAGPPGAPAL